The following coding sequences are from one Mycoplasma mycoides subsp. capri window:
- a CDS encoding protein-tyrosine phosphatase family protein, giving the protein MPCENIIDKIYLGDQFSKRLVNPDKELKISNVFYNILKKDTSEILYQTKNFVLTKNKLAINLLDSHDVRDFSDDLFIPAIKFLIENPNDKSLYTHCQLGISRSASTIFMFLVIKGVIDNNLSFEQALEKYVKDIYPFMKVNLGVYTYLKNNYPFYNIKSKLNTDWKDLK; this is encoded by the coding sequence ATGCCTTGTGAAAATATCATTGACAAAATTTATTTAGGTGATCAATTTTCAAAACGATTAGTTAACCCTGATAAAGAATTAAAAATTAGTAATGTTTTTTATAACATTTTAAAAAAAGATACAAGTGAAATATTGTATCAAACTAAAAATTTTGTTTTAACTAAAAATAAACTTGCAATTAATTTATTAGATTCTCATGATGTTAGAGACTTTAGTGATGATTTATTTATTCCTGCAATTAAGTTTTTAATAGAAAATCCAAATGATAAAAGTTTATATACTCATTGCCAGTTAGGTATTAGTAGAAGTGCTTCAACAATATTTATGTTTTTAGTAATTAAAGGAGTTATTGATAATAATTTAAGTTTTGAACAAGCATTAGAAAAATATGTAAAAGATATTTATCCTTTTATGAAAGTAAATTTAGGAGTTTATACTTATTTAAAAAATAACTATCCTTTTTATAACATCAAATCTAAGTTAAATACAGATTGAAAGGATCTTAAATAA
- a CDS encoding PTS transporter subunit EIIC, with product MENIKLENNLKTKNQSKWKYLFINIRSNLETFGRAILVPVTVIPLLALIGAIGYTGQAILAQVYPKGGAKPPVGLELAINAIKDLGMIAITNIDFFVAIGLAAGLAKSEKVSAALSGLMAYAAMHLATALILKIIYGDPSKTEIVFEGVKKTVKDVFGLKIRFGVLSFQYSAFGGMLAGLLGYTIHKYTYKLKFPEVLSFFGGPKFSPVASTLVGWVFGLGLGYIWIYISKGLTYSGNSLQKLGAFSPFLYYSLNRALIPFGLHQVLNFFIYYTPVGAQWIDPNGNQITGILNVSLAKLAFQQKITAQDTWATNGVFVNNMFSLTGAAFAMFFVIPKANRKVYGSSIISAAIVSFLSGVTEPIEFTFLFVAPLLYVFHALFAGLQNMLMYLFNFGSVTTRGSGIITWLIVNPINYKLISNVWGTFVLGPIIGAIYFVVFYFMIKKFNYKTPGREENGLTHLVSKKEYKELQKEKREIEKLEAESKKDEINDEFINNIIKGCGGAENIKIMANCVTRLRVTMHDISKFDKSIVDKTRPYGYKEISNQVQIIYGPKVTNIATLVREKLGVES from the coding sequence ATGGAGAATATCAAATTGGAGAATAACTTAAAAACAAAAAACCAGTCTAAATGAAAATATTTATTTATAAACATTAGATCAAATTTAGAGACTTTTGGTCGTGCTATTTTAGTTCCTGTTACTGTAATTCCTTTATTAGCTTTGATTGGTGCTATTGGATATACTGGACAAGCAATTTTAGCACAAGTTTATCCTAAAGGTGGTGCTAAACCTCCAGTTGGATTAGAATTAGCTATTAATGCTATTAAAGATCTAGGAATGATTGCAATTACAAATATTGACTTTTTCGTTGCAATTGGATTAGCTGCTGGATTAGCCAAATCAGAAAAAGTTTCAGCTGCCTTATCTGGATTAATGGCATATGCTGCTATGCATTTAGCAACAGCACTTATTTTAAAAATCATTTATGGTGATCCTTCAAAAACAGAAATTGTATTTGAAGGTGTTAAAAAGACTGTTAAAGATGTTTTTGGTTTAAAAATACGTTTTGGGGTATTGTCATTTCAATATAGTGCATTTGGTGGTATGTTAGCTGGACTATTAGGTTATACAATTCATAAATACACATATAAATTAAAATTTCCTGAAGTACTTTCATTTTTTGGAGGACCTAAATTCTCTCCAGTTGCTTCAACTTTAGTTGGTTGAGTATTTGGTTTAGGATTAGGTTATATTTGAATTTATATAAGTAAAGGTTTGACTTATAGTGGTAATAGTTTACAAAAATTAGGTGCATTTTCTCCATTTTTATACTATTCGCTTAATCGTGCTTTAATTCCATTCGGTCTGCATCAAGTTTTAAATTTCTTTATTTATTACACACCAGTTGGTGCACAATGAATTGATCCTAATGGTAATCAAATTACTGGTATTTTAAATGTTTCTTTAGCTAAACTAGCATTTCAACAAAAAATAACAGCTCAAGATACTTGAGCAACAAATGGTGTATTTGTTAATAATATGTTTAGTTTAACTGGTGCTGCATTTGCAATGTTTTTTGTAATACCAAAAGCTAATAGAAAAGTATATGGATCTTCAATTATTTCAGCAGCAATAGTTTCGTTTTTATCTGGAGTTACTGAACCTATTGAATTTACATTCTTGTTTGTAGCTCCACTATTATATGTATTTCATGCTTTATTTGCAGGATTACAAAATATGTTAATGTATTTATTTAACTTTGGATCTGTAACAACTAGAGGTAGTGGAATTATTACTTGATTAATTGTAAATCCAATTAACTATAAATTAATTTCTAATGTATGAGGCACATTCGTTCTAGGACCAATAATAGGAGCAATTTATTTTGTTGTATTTTACTTTATGATTAAAAAATTCAACTATAAAACTCCAGGTCGTGAAGAAAATGGATTAACTCATCTAGTAAGTAAAAAAGAATATAAAGAATTACAAAAAGAAAAAAGAGAAATTGAAAAACTAGAAGCAGAATCTAAAAAAGATGAAATCAATGATGAGTTTATCAACAACATTATCAAAGGTTGTGGTGGAGCTGAAAATATTAAAATCATGGCAAACTGTGTAACTAGATTAAGAGTGACAATGCATGATATTAGTAAATTTGATAAATCAATTGTTGATAAAACTAGACCTTATGGATATAAAGAAATTTCAAATCAAGTTCAAATTATTTATGGACCTAAAGTAACTAATATAGCTACTTTAGTTAGAGAAAAATTAGGAGTTGAGTCTTAA